The following coding sequences are from one Capsicum annuum cultivar UCD-10X-F1 chromosome 3, UCD10Xv1.1, whole genome shotgun sequence window:
- the LOC124896819 gene encoding uncharacterized protein LOC124896819, translated as MELVKILRNRKINIVCVQETKWVGSRARDVDEYKLWYSSSERHRNEVGILMDEELKGQVVEVNRVSDRVMTINLVIEGFTVHVCSAYAPQGTMMCMEALVLRIGMKRDLLFWTFERAFGLVVVNSNFSKKEEHLVTFRSRITKTQIDFLLLRKGDRALCKDYKVFPNENLATQHRLLVMNLVIKMVKKRMSGEGRPRVRWGGLTLVSALEMEVKLEGMVA; from the exons ATGGAGCTAGTTAAGATTCTTAGGAATAGAAAGATCAATATTGTGTGTGTCCAGGAGACTAAATGGGTAGGTTCTAGGGCTAGAGATGTGGATgagtataagttgtggtactcaagtAGTGAGAGGCACAGGAATGAAGTAGGTATCTTAATGGACGAAGAGCTTAAggggcaggtagtggaggttaataGGGTTAGTGATAGAGTAATGACTATTAATTTGGTCATTGAGGGGTTTACGGTGCATGtctgtagtgcttatgcgcctcAG GGTACgatgatgtgcatggaggctTTGGTTTTAAGGATAGGAATGAAGAGGGATCTGCTCTTTTGGACTTTTGagagggcctttgggttggtggtagtgaattcgaaCTTTTCGAAGAAAGAGGAGCATCTGGTTACTTTTCGTAGTAGGATAACcaagactcaaattgactttttgctgcttaggaagggggatagagctCTGTGTAAGGATTATAAGGTCTTTCCAAATGAGAATCTTGCGACCCAACATAGACTCCTGGTGATGAATTTGGTTAtaaagatggtcaagaagaggATGAGTGGGGAGGGTCGACCTAGAGTTAGGTGGGGTGGCCTGACTCTGGTCAGTGCTTTAGAGATGGAGGTGAAGTTGGAAGGGATGGTGGCGTGA